GAACGCCGCCGCCGAATTGTCCGAGAAGTCGAAGCGCGCAAAGGCCGCGTGCGCCGCGTCGAGACCCGAGTCGATCACGGCGACGTGAGTCCCCTCGCTGTCGAAACGGCTCTCCAGAGCGCCGAGCGCGTCGAGCCCCCAGTTGGTCCCTTCCTGCATGGCCGCGTAGTTGTCAGCATCGATCTGCGCAGTGACCTCCACGTTCGCCGCATCCGCGGTCAGCTCCGGGATCGGCGATAGCGTCGTGCCGAGGCCGTGCGCAGCGGCATTGGGATCCGCCGCTGCGTCGGCGCCGCCTCCCGGGCGTCGACAGGATTAACCTTGAACTGCCACTCAGGTGGGGCGTCGCGGAGGATCTCGCGGGTCACCTTCCCAAGCGGGCCGTCGTCGCCCGAGGCGACACTGACGGCGCCCACCGCAGGATCGGACGCATCCGAGAGCAACGCCGCGCGGTACGTTGGCTGCTGCGCGAGCGCGCCCGCATGGCGATTAAGCAAACCGTTGCGCGTCTCGAGATTGCTGTCGCGGATGACGATGTAATTGAGCTTCTTGCTCGCTCCTCTGAGGCCCGCCCTGCCAACTGCTCACGTGCGTGCTCGAGTGGCACGGGGGCCGCCCAGACGGGACCGTGGCTCGAGCTTGTCGCCTAGAGATCCTGGCGGGCCTGCTGGCGCGCATCGTCGAAACTATGCGCGCTCGACAGCAGATTGCCCTAGAAAGATGCGGCGAACTTGAAGCCTTTCTTGTCGTCAATGTTCCAGCGGAAGCCAAGCTTCACGGGCACCTGCGATTGCGCCATGAGCTGGGCGACCGCGGCAGTGCTTCCCGAGACGGCGGCTCCGCCGTGCCCCGGTGTCGCCGCACAACAGCTTAGATAGACCATCTGGATCAGCGACTCGCCAGGCCAGCTGGTCAGCTCTGCGAGGCCCAGGCCATACACCGCGCCAGGGTCGCAGGGTAGCGCCAGAACGACAGTGCCATCTGGCGCACTGACAAAGCGCCCGATATCGCAAGCGTGTTCCGCGAAGTGGAGGATGTCGAAGCGCTTCTGTTTCGGAGGCTGCTCCGTCAGCTCAGACTTGAGCGCGCCGAGGATGTTGCCATCGGTGCTCTCCCTATCGAGGATCGTGACCTTGTTGACCGGACACCCGAGCCGATACTCCTGCGCGCTCGCCAGGTCGAGCTTGAAGCGCCCACCCTCGTTCACCTGGTCGAGCGCGCGGAACATCGCGACCTCTGCCTGGACATTGCGCAGCTCCGGCAGCACGATCCGCACCAGGCTGCACGTCCCCGAGAAGTTGACGAACTCATGCATACGTTCCTTTGTGGGCACATTTGCATTCACGATCAGGATGCTCACCGGGTCCTTACGATCCCATT
Above is a genomic segment from Pseudomonadota bacterium containing:
- a CDS encoding CHAT domain-containing protein; the protein is AAKARARRSMERGLPIPSPNIYVGKPNHAWSVRGIPSDSLRPGNALKWDRKDPVSILIVNANVPTKERMHEFVNFSGTCSLVRIVLPELRNVQAEVAMFRALDQVNEGGRFKLDLASAQEYRLGCPVNKVTILDRESTDGNILGALKSELTEQPPKQKRFDILHFAEHACDIGRFVSAPDGTVVLALPCDPGAVYGLGLAELTSWPGESLIQMVYLSCCAATPGHGGAAVSGSTAAVAQLMAQSQVPVKLGFRWNIDDKKGFKFAASF